In Centropristis striata isolate RG_2023a ecotype Rhode Island chromosome 1, C.striata_1.0, whole genome shotgun sequence, one DNA window encodes the following:
- the mrpl45 gene encoding 39S ribosomal protein L45, mitochondrial — translation MAMPMRRTLVALHRATCSSLKNAEASLDLRHPIPLYLPVRTKKRYFIPPAVKLKGKKESNTEARARAAGIVFRQEYIERPINISCTAGIFDPYIPPEGDARLSTLSKEGLKQRTEQLRQSASSQLAFRKIKEHDSQFTSKDFAERAQEIFIEAHDALTNFNKVKLHSLVTERCYPEMTRGNRYKTIRWKFIESLEPPRVVHARCPDMVTKGNLYGQVTVRMHSKQTLAIYDRFGRLMLGNEEQPKDVLEYLVIERHLVNPYGCWRLHGKIVPSWAPAKDPIIKTVMIPGPELKPGQEFDALNYKVSKPEAVQWNK, via the exons AATGCCGAGGCGTCTTTGGACTTGCGGCACCCCATCCCACTTTACCTGCCGGTCCGGACCAAGAAACGATACTTCATCCCCCCAGCGGTCAAGCTGAAGGGGAAGAAGGAAAGTAACACGGAGGCCCGGGCCCGAGCAGCAGGCATCGTCTTCAGACAGGAGTACATAGAGAGGCCCATCAACATCTCATGCACCg CTGGAATCTTTGACCCCTACATTCCCCCGGAGGGCGATGCTCGTCTCTCCACTCTATCTAAAGAAGGTCTGAAGCAGCGAACAGAGCAGCTGCGACAGAGCGCCAGCTCACAGCTCGC GTTTCGTAAAATCAAAGAGCACGACTCTCAGTTCACATCAAAGGATTTTGCAGAGCGAGCTCAAGAAATCTTCATCGAGGCCCACGACGCCCTGACAAA tttCAACAAGGTGAAGCTTCACTCCTTAGTGACAGAGCGGTGTTACCCT GAGATGACGAGGGGGAACCGCTACAAGACAATCAGGTGGAAGTTTATCGAGTCCCTGGAGCCGCCCAGAGTGGTCCACGCCCGCTGCCCCGACATGGTCACCAAAGGCAACCTGTACGGCCAGGTGACGGTCCGCATGCACTCCAAACAG ACTCTGGCCATCTATGACCGCTTCGGCAGGCTAATGCTGGGCAACGAGGAGCAGCCGAAGGACGTCCTAGAGTACCTGGTCATAGAGCGACACCTCGTCAACCCCTACGGCTGCTGGAGGTTACACGGGAAAATCGTGCCGTCCTGGGCTCCGGCCAAAGACCCGATTATTAAG ACTGTCATGATTCCCGGACCAGAGCTGAAACCAGGACAAGAGTTTGATGCTCTGAACTATAAAGTCTCCAAACCAGAGGCGGTTCAGTGGAACAAATAG